The Spirosoma sp. SC4-14 DNA window AGCTACTCCACGATTTCGGGCGTTGATGTTGATAACAGGCAGTTGCACCTGACGCGTAAATCCGTGTGTATAACGAGCCTCAACGAGAAACTTACCACGTCCGGCATTCATAGATAAACCCAAACCACCCACAGCACTTACATCCCAGCGACTGAGTGTATTGCCATAATCGACATCGATATCAACCGGTTGGGTAGTGAAGAGCGATGTGCCACGAGTACGAATACGACCATCGAAAGCAAAGCTTACAGCAGGTCCAACAATCAGATAAGGCTGAACGGTACTTTCAGCATCGGTAAGATTTACTTTTGCCAGCAGTGGAATTTCGAGCGTTTGCGACTGGTAAGCAATCCGAACGCCAAGGGGTAACGTAAATCCTCCAAGGTTCAGGTCGAGTCCCTGTTTAACAGCAAACCCTTTTTGCACATAGGAAATTTCGGGCCGGAATGATACCCGATCACTCAGCGGAATGTCTAAAAACAGAGCACCAACAGGACCAGCCGACGGATATAAGGTTGGCGTCAGGCTACTCAAAAAATCAGGTTTAGAAGCAAAGCCCCAGTTGGCTCCGGCCCGAACGCCAACCTGAATCTGAGCAAATGATGTTTGAATAAGTACCAAACACAGCCCGAACGCAACTACACTGGTAAACACAATACGTTTCATGAATTGATGGGAAAATAGATTGATAAATAAGGAGCATGACATTGTTTGTGTAAAGTGTAGGCAATAGGCAGTCAGCATTTCTGTGTAATTCAAGGATTAGACGGAGTAGGTTGTAAAAAGATTAATGAGAAATTGAAATTATTTTGTAACCCATTATGAGTCAGCGAGTAAATAGTTTATCGAAGCAACTGGAGCCCCTTCGTCAACAGCTCACCAATCATCCCTTATATGCTTCTGTACAGTCGACCGATGATCTGCGATTGTTCATGCAATCGCACGTGTGGGCGGTTTGGGATTTCATGTCGTTATTGAAAGCGCTCCAACGAAATCTAACTTGTGTCGATGTTCCGTGGGTCCCCGTTGGCAATGCCGAAACACGGTATCTGATCAACGAAATTGTAGTTGGCGAAGAAAGTGATGTTGACCCTGATGGCAATCGGGTAAGCCATTTTGAGCTTTACCTGCAAGCGATGAAACAAGCCGGAGCCGATACCCATCTCAGTGAAGCCCTCGTCAGTGAATTGAAAAATGGACGTTCCATCGACGAAACACTGGCAACTCTGCATTTGCCCGAAGGCAGTCGGCAGTTTATTGGCTTTACGTTCGATTTGATCAAAAAAGGGCGCTTACATGAGATTGCGGCCGTATTTACGTTTGGTCGTGAAGATCTGATTCCCGATATGTTCATTGCACTGGTTCGGCAACTGCGCGACCAGTCGCCCCAACAACTAAGCCTTTTCACGTATTACCTGGAACGCCATATAGAAGTTGATGGCGATCATCACTCGCACCTGGCCAAAGCCATGACGGCTGAATTGTGCGGTTCTGACCCACAACGATGGCACGAAGCTACATTGGCGGCCGAAGCAGCACTACAGGCGCGGATTGCGCTTTGGGATAGCGTATATGCCCAAATTTCGCATCCAGAAACTGTGTAAGACACCAATCTAGCATCTAAAAAAACCCGAATTGCCCCTGAGCCAATTCGGGTTTTTTCTTTATCGACGGTCTGGTTGTACTTTTTCTTGAAAACATTGCAGCCGAATTGTAACTTTACTAATTCGGTCTATTCTTCGTAGCTGTATACTTTTCGGAAGTGCAACAGACGAAGGCGCTGAAACTACCTGCGACCCTTAGATGAACTACATAAAACCCACAAAATTTAGCTATCTCCCTAAATTTTTAATGCCCCTGGATATACTCGGCATTTTCGAGCGCGATCCGTTCGGCAACTCATTATTGGTTCGACGGATGCTGATTGGCATTATTGGCTGGCTCACCTATGCCCGCTATACGGTTGTTAACCGAATTCAAATTGAAGGAACTGAACATCTGGAAAACCTACCAATCAACAACGTTCTGTTTCTTTCGAATCACCAAACCTATTTTGCCGACGTTATTGCTTTCTTTCATATTTTCTGCGCCGTGAAATGGGGGTTTCAGAACACCCTCTTACCTCCCGTCTATTTATTCGGTCCAAGAGCCCGTCAATATTATGTAGCCGCGTCCGAAACGATGAAGAAAGGCATTGTCCCCAAAATTTTTTCGGCTGGCGGAGCCATCACCATCGAGCGGTCGTGGCGGGCCGATGGCCGCGAAGTTCAACGTTCGGTCGATACATCGGCCAATGACAAAATAGCGAAAGCCCTGGCTCATGGCTGGGTTGTTAGTTTTCCGCAGGGAACAACCAGCCCCTATGCGCCCGTACGCAAAGGAACCGGCCACCTCATCAAAAACAACGAACCGATTGTGATCCCTGTGGTAATCAATGGCTTTCGGCGGGCTTTCGATAAAAAAGGGCTTCGTTTTAAGAAACGCAATACACTCTTAACTGTTAAATTTAAACCACCTCTTCTTGTTAGTGCCGACGATTCTGTTGATGATATTGTCGCCAAAGTACGTCACGCCATTGAGCAGGATACTCCTAAATGGGCACAGGAGCAGAGCCCACAGTAAAGCACCCATCCTCTATGTTGCCCATACGTCTCGATCAGTAGCCGTATTCCTGAACTCCTTTTACCATGAAATTTCCATCCAACTTACAAACAGTCCTTACAAGCGGTCTGCTACCAGCCTGTTTTTTGTCAGTTGCGTTGTTTGTGCCGGGCTGCAACAAACCTTCCAATAAGGCATCCGAAAATGATTTGACACGGGTTGTTGTCGATACGAATCCTCCCGTTGAGCCTTTATCGCCCGAAGAAAGCATAAAAAAAATACAACTGCCGCCGGGCTACCATGTTGAACTGGTAGCTAGTGAACCTATGGTTCAGGAACCGGTTGCCATTGCCTGGGACGGCAATGGGCGTATGTATGTGGCCGAAATGAACACCTACATGAAAGACGCCAATGCCACCGGCGAATATGCACCAACCAGCCGCATTAAACGGCTGGAAGACACCGATGGTGATGGCCGAATGGATAAATCGACCATTTTTGTCGATAGCCTTGTTTTACCACGCACCATTCTGCCTGTTGGAGATCAGTTATTAGTAGGGCTCACCAACGTGCAGCACATCTGGAGCTATCGGGACACAAATGGTGATGGGAAAGCGGATGAGAAGAAAATCGTATTCCGAAACGATGTGCTCGACTCCCGCAACCTCGAACACCAAAATGGTGGTTTCCTCTGGAATCTGGACAACTGGATTTATCCAACCCGCGATAATCTCCGGTATAAATACAAAAATGGCAACCTCGTGGCCGATACATTAGTCGACAACATGATTGGCCAGTGGGGAATGACTACCGACAACTACGGCCGACTGTTCTATTCCGAAGCAGGGCCGGGACTTCCGGCGGTGCAGATTCAGCAAAATCCAGCCTACGGTGCACTGAACTTTGTCGATCAGTACTCCGACGACTTCACTAAACCCTGGCCTATCATCGGGAATGTGGATGCTCAGGGCGGACGGGAAGCCTTACGAAAAGCAGACAATACCCTCAATAAATTCACCGCCGGATGCGGCCAGTCTATTTTCCGGGGCGACCGGCTTCCGGTCGATATGCAGGGCGATTATTTCATTCCAGAGCCAGTGGGGCGCATTATCAAACGGGGCAAGGTTATCAATAGAAACGGAAAAATCTATATTGAAGATGCCTATAAAGAAAAAGATTGGCTAGCCTCTGCCGACATGAATTTCCGGCCTATCAATACGTATACAGGACCCGATGGCTGCTTTTACATTGTCGATATGTATCACGGCATTATTCAGGAAAGCGAGTGGACCAAACCCGATTCGTATCTGGGCAAAGTTATTCAGCAAAAGGGGCTGTATAAAAACCGAGGAATGGGTCGCATTTACCGCGTCGTTCACGACAATTTTAAACGAGATGACCGAAAGCCTACGTTGCTCAATGAACCAAGTAATCGGCTCGTTACGTATCTGAACCACCCGAACGGCTGGTGGCGCGACAATGCCCAGTTGCTACTTGTTATTCGGAATGATCGGTCGGTAGTGCCAGTGCTGAAGCAAATTGCGGTTGGCGAAAAAGCCTCACTGCCAAACCAACCTGGTCCGCTGGGCCGTATTCATGCTTTATGGACACTGGAAGGAATGGAGGCTATTGACAAACCGACGCTTTTTAAAGCCTTGACGGATGCAGATGCAGAAGTACGCAAAACAGCCGTCTGGATCAGCGAAGGTTTTCTGAAAAAAAATGATTCAGACGTGATTGAAAAATTGGCCAGCCTCCTGAACGACCCAAGTCCCGATGTGCGTATTCAGTTGTCGTTATCGCTTCGGAGCCATAAAACACCGCGTACGACAGAATTAGTGAAAACGCTGCTGGCGAATAACCCAAAAAACGAACTCATGCAGTTTTCGTTTACTACATTCACCGAATCGCAGAAGAAACTGGAAGCCGAGCGAGAACGCACACGCAACCTGAGTCCGGCCGACCGGGCGCTGGTAACGAACGGAGCCACTATTTTCAAGCAGTTATGTGCTACCTGCCACGGACCCGATGGTAAAGGCATTCATGTAGCAGGCAGTAGCCAGATGCCCGCCCCTCCGCTAGTTGGCTCTCCGCGCGTCCGTGGCGACAAAACACTCATCATTCAGTTGCTTCTAAACGGCATGAAAGGCCCAATCGATGGTAAAACCTATCCCGACCTGATGCCAGCAATGGGTAGTAATGACGATAAATGGATTGCTTCTGTATTGAGTTACATCCGAAATAGCAGCGAACTAGGCAACAAGGCATCGGTTGTTACGGCAAAAGAGGTGGCCGATGTGCGGGCAACAACACCCGTTATTCCGGGCGGTATGACCCAGCAGGAACTGGAAATTTTCAAGTTAGGCCGCGCCGAACGAACCAACTGGAACAAACCACGCTAAGATGCATTCTAAGCCCACTTATTGGATGAAAATCAACCTCTGGACAAGCGTTCTGAGCGGCTTACTTACATTGTACATACCGCACGCTATTGCGCAAACACCAACATACACCAATAGTATTGGGATGGAGCTTGTGCTTATTCGACCAGGCACGATGGTGGTTGGTCGTTTCCAGCCACCGTACCCCAAACCGACCTCAGCCAATGTAGCGTCGAAGAAATCGGATTTGCAATGGACTACCCAAGACTATCGGCGTGCCGAAAAAATGGTTAAACAGGATGCCCGACCAGGGTTTACGGTCAAAATTACGCATCCTTATTATATCGGTAAATTTGAGGTAACCCAGGCTCAGTGGAAGCAGGTTATGGGCAACAATCCATCCGCTTTTCAGGGCGATAAGGTACCCGATGATGCCGATCAGCATCCGGTCGAGCAGGTTACGTGGCCAGATGTTCAGGCATTTCTGGCAAAACTAAATTCGATGGATAAAAAACACCATTACCGTTTACCTACCGAATTCGAATGGGAATATGCCGCTCGTGCCGGTGCTCAGGACGATATTTCCTGGAAAGCGATCTGGGCATCTGCCCAAATGGGATCGACCACAACGGCTAAGGTTGGCCAAAAAACGCCCAATGCCTGGGGGCTTTACGATATGTTGGGAAATGTTTGGGAATGGGTACAGGATTATTACAACGAAAAACTATTTGCCGACCCCACTCCTCCCCACTCAGGCCACCAGCATGTGCTGAAAGGGGCTTCGTTTGTGGGCGATGTTAAAAACGCTACTTACATGACCCATGCTGCCGGTCCGGGCAACGGTTGGGACGTTGGCTTTCGGGTAGTCATGGAAGTGAACTAAGTTATTGACCACCAACAGTATGTCTTCACAGCACATAAGCAGCCTGCTGCTGCTACTTTTATCCGTAAATCTGGCAACTGGGCAGATCGGGAAAATCCCGGCGGGTTTTACACCGATTTTCAACGGCAAAGACCTGAAAGGCTGGCATACCAGCCGAACCTCGCATCAGGGAACCACCGGCAATTTTTATGTAGAAAAGGGCGCTATCACGCTAAAGCAGCACCCATATGGACAAGGCGGAATCTTACTGACAGATAAGAAATACGGCAATTTCGAACTCTATCTGGAAGCAAAAGTCGACTCGTTCTGCAACGGCGGAATTTTTATTCGCTCCAGCGAAAGTGGAATGGCCTACCAGATTGAATTAGCAACGCCCGGTGGTCTGGGCGACCTCCTGGGCGAACGGATGAATGTCAGCAAAGGTGCTCAGGCAACGAGCATCGGTAAAGTCTGGAAGGCAAACGACTGGAATTCGTTCCGCATCCGAATGGAAGGCGATGTACCGCGCATTCGCTTATGGGTCAATGGCGAACTGATGTGGGATGTTACAGAACCTAAAAATGACTTTATAGCTGGTGCTACAACGGGCATGATTGGTTTGCAGGCACACTGGTCGGCGGTTTATTCAGAAGCAGCCGAAGCGTTCAACATGGCCGGTTCCTGGAAACCCGGTGCCGCTCACCGATTTCGCAATATTGCCATTAAAGAATTGTAGTGATGGTGAGAGTTGTTGTCGGCACAGAATGAAAGAAGATTTTCTGTGCCGACACACTAGCTGATTACAGCAACCAGCGGAAGAAAATGTAGAGGGTAAACGACAGCAGCAGCGATACAGGTAAGGTCAGTATCCAGGCCAGTGCAATATTCCGTACCGTATCGGCCTGTAGGTTTTTGATGCCTTTGCTGGCAACCATGCTTCCGGCAATGCCCGACGAAAGAACGTGGGTTGTACTAACCGGCAATTTCAGTGCTGAAGCCAATCCGATCATACTGGCAGCGACCAATTCAGCCGAAGCGCCCTGCGCATAGGTCAGGTGTTGCTTACCGATTTTTTCACCAACCGTTACCACAATCCGACGCCAGCCGATCATGGTACCAAGCCCCAGCGAAAGCGCAATCATCAGAATTACCCATAGCGGTGCGTAATCGGTAAACCGACGCAGTCCGCTCTCTTCGCTCAGGCTTTTTTTCATAACTGCCAGTTGATTAGGGCTCAGGTTAGCGCCTTCATCTTCGGCAATCTTATTCATATTGCTATTGATCAGCAGCAGATCCCGACGAACATTCAGTCGCTCTTCTTTCGGTATACGATTTTCGTCCAGCGGAGCCGAGATCATTGCTTTCAGTTCGGTCAGTTCGGTACGGGTACGAGCCAGACGAGCGCGGTTTACAGGTGCCAACTGATTCGAATCCAACGCTGCAATTGTTTGCTCAATACCGACAATATTCGATTGCATCAACCGAGGGTCAAGGTCTGGCTTTACAGCAAAATGAAAGGGCACAATCCCAATCAGGATCAACATAATCAGGCCCACACCTTTCTGACCATCGTTGCTGCCATGAAAGAAACTCACCAGCGAGCAGGTAAGAATCAGAATACCACGAATCCAGGAGGGAGGCAGACTGTTTTTCTTGGGCTCTTTAAAAAGCTGATCTTTAGCTTCGGTCGGTACAGATCGACGTAGCAGGAACATCAACACAATAGCCAGACTAAAACCCAGCAGGGGCGACAAAAGCAGCGCTTCGCCCGTTTCAATTGCTTTATCCCAGTTAACGGCCGATCCAGCCGTATTATCAGGCATGGTAGCAAACGCCAGGCCTACGCCTAAAATTGAGCCTATCAGCGTATGTGAACTTGAACTGGGCAGGCCAAAATACCAGGTTCCCAGGTTCCAGACAATGGCACTCAATAGTAAGGCCAGCACCATCGCAACGCTATGATAAACGTTCTGATCGACCAGTAACTCAACCGGAAGCAGGTTTACAATACCCATTGCAACGCCAATCCCCCCCAGCAAGACACCGGTAAAATTGCAGATACCCGACCAGACAACAGCAACCGTTGGCTTTAAGGAGTTGGTATAAATAACGGTTGCAACCGCATTGGCCGTATCATGAAAACCATTAACAAATTCGAAGGCACAGGCAGCGAATAAGCTGATAAAGAGGAGGATAAAAACATCCGTTTCTAATCCAAACATAGGTGGGTGATCTTCTGTGAGTAGGCTACCAATACTTGTGTAAGCCAATGATTGCCACAAAAGTAAGGCAAACAAACCATAGCTATGTTATTAAATTGTTAAGTAGAGACGCGACTCTTCGCGTCTCTACTTTTTACCCGCTAATTGCCCGCAGGCCGCATCGATGTCTTTGCCACGGCTCCGACGAACATTGACCGTTACGCCTTTGCTATCCAGAAAGCCAGCGAATTTGTCTAACGTTTGCGGATCAGTATTCTTGAAATTCGCTTCGGCAATGGGGTTATATTCAATGATATTCACTTTGGCCGGAACGCGCTTCGTAAACTTCCAGAGTTCCTGCGCATCCTGTAAAGTATCATTGAAATTATAGAAAAGAATATACTCGAACGTGATTCGGGTGCCGGTCTTTTTATAAAAATAACCCAGCGCATCGCCCAAAGCTTCGAGTGTATTA harbors:
- a CDS encoding porin family protein, encoding MKRIVFTSVVAFGLCLVLIQTSFAQIQVGVRAGANWGFASKPDFLSSLTPTLYPSAGPVGALFLDIPLSDRVSFRPEISYVQKGFAVKQGLDLNLGGFTLPLGVRIAYQSQTLEIPLLAKVNLTDAESTVQPYLIVGPAVSFAFDGRIRTRGTSLFTTQPVDIDVDYGNTLSRWDVSAVGGLGLSMNAGRGKFLVEARYTHGFTRQVQLPVININARNRGVAVSVGYSFPIGNY
- a CDS encoding lysophospholipid acyltransferase family protein — translated: MNYIKPTKFSYLPKFLMPLDILGIFERDPFGNSLLVRRMLIGIIGWLTYARYTVVNRIQIEGTEHLENLPINNVLFLSNHQTYFADVIAFFHIFCAVKWGFQNTLLPPVYLFGPRARQYYVAASETMKKGIVPKIFSAGGAITIERSWRADGREVQRSVDTSANDKIAKALAHGWVVSFPQGTTSPYAPVRKGTGHLIKNNEPIVIPVVINGFRRAFDKKGLRFKKRNTLLTVKFKPPLLVSADDSVDDIVAKVRHAIEQDTPKWAQEQSPQ
- a CDS encoding formylglycine-generating enzyme family protein, whose amino-acid sequence is MKINLWTSVLSGLLTLYIPHAIAQTPTYTNSIGMELVLIRPGTMVVGRFQPPYPKPTSANVASKKSDLQWTTQDYRRAEKMVKQDARPGFTVKITHPYYIGKFEVTQAQWKQVMGNNPSAFQGDKVPDDADQHPVEQVTWPDVQAFLAKLNSMDKKHHYRLPTEFEWEYAARAGAQDDISWKAIWASAQMGSTTTAKVGQKTPNAWGLYDMLGNVWEWVQDYYNEKLFADPTPPHSGHQHVLKGASFVGDVKNATYMTHAAGPGNGWDVGFRVVMEVN
- a CDS encoding HEAT repeat domain-containing protein translates to MKFPSNLQTVLTSGLLPACFLSVALFVPGCNKPSNKASENDLTRVVVDTNPPVEPLSPEESIKKIQLPPGYHVELVASEPMVQEPVAIAWDGNGRMYVAEMNTYMKDANATGEYAPTSRIKRLEDTDGDGRMDKSTIFVDSLVLPRTILPVGDQLLVGLTNVQHIWSYRDTNGDGKADEKKIVFRNDVLDSRNLEHQNGGFLWNLDNWIYPTRDNLRYKYKNGNLVADTLVDNMIGQWGMTTDNYGRLFYSEAGPGLPAVQIQQNPAYGALNFVDQYSDDFTKPWPIIGNVDAQGGREALRKADNTLNKFTAGCGQSIFRGDRLPVDMQGDYFIPEPVGRIIKRGKVINRNGKIYIEDAYKEKDWLASADMNFRPINTYTGPDGCFYIVDMYHGIIQESEWTKPDSYLGKVIQQKGLYKNRGMGRIYRVVHDNFKRDDRKPTLLNEPSNRLVTYLNHPNGWWRDNAQLLLVIRNDRSVVPVLKQIAVGEKASLPNQPGPLGRIHALWTLEGMEAIDKPTLFKALTDADAEVRKTAVWISEGFLKKNDSDVIEKLASLLNDPSPDVRIQLSLSLRSHKTPRTTELVKTLLANNPKNELMQFSFTTFTESQKKLEAERERTRNLSPADRALVTNGATIFKQLCATCHGPDGKGIHVAGSSQMPAPPLVGSPRVRGDKTLIIQLLLNGMKGPIDGKTYPDLMPAMGSNDDKWIASVLSYIRNSSELGNKASVVTAKEVADVRATTPVIPGGMTQQELEIFKLGRAERTNWNKPR
- a CDS encoding inorganic phosphate transporter — its product is MFGLETDVFILLFISLFAACAFEFVNGFHDTANAVATVIYTNSLKPTVAVVWSGICNFTGVLLGGIGVAMGIVNLLPVELLVDQNVYHSVAMVLALLLSAIVWNLGTWYFGLPSSSSHTLIGSILGVGLAFATMPDNTAGSAVNWDKAIETGEALLLSPLLGFSLAIVLMFLLRRSVPTEAKDQLFKEPKKNSLPPSWIRGILILTCSLVSFFHGSNDGQKGVGLIMLILIGIVPFHFAVKPDLDPRLMQSNIVGIEQTIAALDSNQLAPVNRARLARTRTELTELKAMISAPLDENRIPKEERLNVRRDLLLINSNMNKIAEDEGANLSPNQLAVMKKSLSEESGLRRFTDYAPLWVILMIALSLGLGTMIGWRRIVVTVGEKIGKQHLTYAQGASAELVAASMIGLASALKLPVSTTHVLSSGIAGSMVASKGIKNLQADTVRNIALAWILTLPVSLLLSFTLYIFFRWLL
- a CDS encoding DUF1080 domain-containing protein, with the protein product MSSQHISSLLLLLLSVNLATGQIGKIPAGFTPIFNGKDLKGWHTSRTSHQGTTGNFYVEKGAITLKQHPYGQGGILLTDKKYGNFELYLEAKVDSFCNGGIFIRSSESGMAYQIELATPGGLGDLLGERMNVSKGAQATSIGKVWKANDWNSFRIRMEGDVPRIRLWVNGELMWDVTEPKNDFIAGATTGMIGLQAHWSAVYSEAAEAFNMAGSWKPGAAHRFRNIAIKEL
- a CDS encoding DUF3050 domain-containing protein — translated: MSQRVNSLSKQLEPLRQQLTNHPLYASVQSTDDLRLFMQSHVWAVWDFMSLLKALQRNLTCVDVPWVPVGNAETRYLINEIVVGEESDVDPDGNRVSHFELYLQAMKQAGADTHLSEALVSELKNGRSIDETLATLHLPEGSRQFIGFTFDLIKKGRLHEIAAVFTFGREDLIPDMFIALVRQLRDQSPQQLSLFTYYLERHIEVDGDHHSHLAKAMTAELCGSDPQRWHEATLAAEAALQARIALWDSVYAQISHPETV